The Juglans microcarpa x Juglans regia isolate MS1-56 chromosome 8S, Jm3101_v1.0, whole genome shotgun sequence genome has a window encoding:
- the LOC121243835 gene encoding primary amine oxidase-like, whose translation MEARNLLRFLFLSSVAAFVLVLSFLQLSHPLPRTVEFLDFTANSSWRATKNRRNHALDTPHHPLDPLTIREFEKVRSILSSHELFESSRYALHSVDLEEPEKTLVLKWKKGETLLPRKASVVARVDSKSVYVLTVDLGTGHVTVRETGEHSGYPMLTVEDVTGTTLALLASADFNRTIVQRGIDLADLACLPISTGWYGKSEENRRLIKVQCYSMDGTANFYVRPIEGLTFLLDLDTKQVVEISDTGRNIPIPKAADTDYRYSVLQEDPHAMKPLNPISIEQPKGPSFTVEDKYLVKWANWEFHLKPDARAGVIVSLAKFLDPDTGELRDVMYKGFSSELFVPYMDPTDGWYFKTYLDAGEYGFGLQAMPLDPLNDCPRNAYYMDGVFAAADGTPYVRPNMICVFESYAGDIGWRHSECPITGMEIREVRPKVTLMVRMAASVGNYDYIVDWEFQTDGLIRVKVGVSGILMVKGTTYDDINQIPNQENLFGTLLSENVIGVIHDHYISFYLDMDIDGSENSFVNVNIKRQQTSPGESPRKSYLKAIRNVAKTEKDAQIKLKLYDPSEFHVINPSKKTRVGNPVGYKIVPGATAASLLDLEDPPQIRAAFTNNQIWVTPYNQSEQWAAGMFVYQSHGEDTLATWSDRDRTIENKDIVLWYTLGFHHIPCQEDFPIMPTVSSSFQLKPVNFFERNPILRSPPNLAKDLPVCKPVASV comes from the exons ATGGAAGCAAGAAACTTGCTCCGGTTCTTGTTTCTTTCTAGTGTCGCCGCCTTTGTCCTAGTTTTAAGCTTTCTTCAGCTCTCCCACCCGTTACCACGCACGGTTGAGTTCCTTGATTTTACCGCCAACTCATCTTGGCGTGCTACTAAGAACCGACGCAACCATGCCTTAGACACACCCCACCACCCTCTAGACCCGCTGACAATCCGAGAATTCGAGAAGGTCCgctccatcctctcctcccacGAGCTCTTCGAATCGTCGCGCTACGCTCTTCACTCCGTCGACCTCGAAGAGCCCGAGAAAACGCTTGTCCTGAAATGGAAAAAGGGCGAGACCTTGTTACCCAGAAAGGCCTCCGTAGTGGCGCGTGTCGACAGCAAGTCAGTATACGTGTTGACCGTCGACCTCGGCACCGGCCATGTGACTGTGCGCGAGACCGGCGAGCATTCCGGTTACCCGATGTTGACCGTCGAGGACGTGACCGGGACCACTCTGGCTCTATTGGCCAGCGCTGACTTCAACCGCACGATTGTCCAGCGTGGGATTGATCTGGCGGACCTCGCGTGCCTGCCGATATCAACGGGATGGTACGGGAAGTCGGAGGAGAACAGGAGGTTGATCAAGGTACAGTGCTATTCCATGGACGGCACTGCAAACTTCTACGTGCGACCAATCGAAGGGTTGACCTTCCTCCTTGACCTCGACACCAAACAAGTGGTGGAGATATCGGATACCGGCAGGAACATTCCGATTCCAAAGGCCGCCGACACAGACTATCGATACTCTGTACTTCAGGAGGATCCTCACGCAATGAAGCCGCTCAACCCGATATCTATTGAGCAACCGAAGGGTCCGAGTTTTACCGTAGAAGACAAGTACCTGGTGAAATGGGCAAACTGGGAATTTCACCTGAAACCCGACGCCCGTGCCGGCGTCATAGTCTCTCTGGCCAAGTTCCTGGACCCGGACACTGGAGAGCTAAGAGACGTGATGTACAAAGGGTTTAGTTCTGAATTGTTTGTCCCGTACATGGATCCCACCGACGGATGGTACTTCAAGACGTATTTGGATGCCGGGGAATACGGGTTCGGGTTGCAGGCCATGCCACTCGACCCGCTTAACGATTGTCCACGGAACGCGTATTACATGGACGGTGTGTTTGCAGCAGCAGATGGAACACCGTACGTCCGACCGAACATGATCTGCGTGTTCGAGAGTTATGCCGGCGACATCGGTTGGCGTCACTCGGAGTGTCCGATCACGGGCATGGAG ATTAGAGAAGTGAGGCCGAAGGTGACGTTGATGGTTAGAATGGCAGCATCTGTGGGAAACTATGATTACATTGTTGATTGGGAGTTCCAAACTGATGGATTGATCAGAGTTAAG GTTGGAGTTAGTGGCATTTTGATGGTGAAAGGTACAACCTACGACGACATTAACCAGATTCCCAACCAAGAAAATCTCTTTGGCACCCTTTTGTCAGAAAATGTTATTGGTGTTATCCATGACCACTACATCTCATTCTATTTGGATATGGACATTGATGGCTCAGAAAATTCATTTGTCAATGTAAACATTAAGAGGCAACAGACATCGCCAGGTGAATCACCCAGAAAAAGCTACTTGAAAGCCATTAGAAATGTGGCAAAGACAGAAAAGGATGCGCAAATTAAGCTTAAACTCTATGACCCATCTGAGTTCCACGTGATTAATCCGTCAAAGAAGACGCGAGTTGGGAACCCTGTTGGATATAAGATTGTTCCTGGTGCCACAGCTGCTAGCTTGCTTGATCTTGAAGACCCTCCACAGATTCGGGCTGCTTTTACAAACAACCAAATATGGGTCACTCCTTATAACCAGAGCGAGCAATGGGCAGCTGGAATGTTTGTCTATCAAAGCCATGGCGAAGACACTCTGGCAACATGGTCTGATAG GGATCGAACAATCGAGAATAAGGACATTGTTCTATGGTACACGCTAGGCTTCCATCACATTCCATGTCAAGAGGATTTCCCTATTATGCCAACCGTGTCATCAAGCTTTCAACTAAAACCGGTGAATTTCTTTGAGAGAAATCCTATTCTTAGGTCCCCACCTAATCTTGCAAAGGACCTTCCTGTTTGCAAGCCAGTTGCTTCTGTTTGA